One window from the genome of Leuconostoc suionicum encodes:
- a CDS encoding inositol monophosphatase family protein: protein MSTLSPFEIQEIDQTVLMWLDELQKATMAAMNQHLDVATKHDARDLVTNVDKSNEQTINKYIRKFDPDAQIVSEEGFGDKPISMAGHVWFVDPIDGTMNFYKQHDDFAIMIALYIDNQPILGWIMDVVNNIVYHGGPQMGVFANQLRLYPPENDALNQGIVLLSGARLLYGMFGYDEIAKSALGYRVIGAAGPSFIRVLRGQAVGYSSKMMSWDFAAGQVLAKTLGLIVSDIDGKQLDMLSSNIVLVATNRAHRDILALHRS from the coding sequence ATGAGCACATTAAGCCCATTTGAAATTCAAGAAATTGACCAAACTGTATTAATGTGGCTTGATGAATTGCAAAAAGCTACAATGGCGGCAATGAATCAGCATTTAGATGTCGCTACGAAACACGATGCACGTGATTTAGTTACAAATGTTGATAAAAGCAATGAGCAAACAATCAACAAGTACATTCGAAAATTTGATCCAGATGCACAAATTGTGAGTGAAGAGGGATTCGGTGATAAACCAATTAGTATGGCTGGGCATGTGTGGTTTGTCGATCCAATTGATGGCACCATGAATTTTTATAAACAGCACGATGACTTTGCTATTATGATAGCGCTTTACATTGATAACCAACCTATTTTGGGATGGATTATGGATGTGGTAAATAATATTGTTTATCATGGTGGCCCTCAAATGGGTGTGTTTGCTAATCAATTACGGTTATATCCGCCAGAAAATGATGCGCTTAATCAAGGAATTGTTTTATTGAGTGGTGCGCGCTTGCTTTATGGAATGTTTGGATATGACGAGATTGCTAAAAGTGCCCTAGGATACCGAGTTATTGGCGCTGCGGGTCCGTCTTTCATTCGTGTCTTACGTGGGCAGGCCGTTGGATATTCTTCAAAAATGATGTCATGGGATTTTGCTGCTGGTCAAGTTTTAGCAAAAACATTAGGATTAATTGTTTCAGATATTGACGGAAAGCAGCTAGATATGTTATCATCTAACATAGTATTAGTTGCTACGAATCGAGCGCATCGCGATATTTTGGCGTTGCATAGAAGCTAG
- a CDS encoding UPF0223 family protein has product MNENYVLPIDGDWTTQDIIIVTNFINSVLGVYEKGSSREEVLKNYDAYRKIMPAKSEQKKFDRDFERQTGYSIYKTIKFVQNSTKDRVRL; this is encoded by the coding sequence ATGAATGAAAATTATGTATTACCAATCGATGGTGATTGGACAACCCAAGATATTATTATTGTGACAAATTTTATAAACAGTGTGTTAGGTGTTTATGAAAAAGGATCTTCTCGTGAAGAGGTATTAAAAAATTACGATGCATACAGAAAAATAATGCCTGCCAAAAGCGAGCAGAAAAAATTTGATAGGGATTTTGAACGTCAAACGGGATACAGCATTTATAAAACCATAAAATTTGTCCAAAATTCGACGAAAGACAGAGTACGCTTATGA
- the def gene encoding peptide deformylase — translation MTIRFTMDKITRDGDPVLRKTAASVPFPLNEEHAQLAKDMMEYLVVSQDEKQNEKYGLRPGVGLAAPQVGYSLSMSSILIPALDPEDTTDEPYFKGTIFNPVIISESVKRGALNVGEGCLSVDEDVPGFVPRAYRITVRYQDENGNKQTIKLRDYPAIVFQHEIDHLHGHLYYDHINMQSPWEVDEDTKYID, via the coding sequence ATGACAATCAGATTTACTATGGATAAAATTACACGGGACGGAGATCCTGTACTGCGTAAAACAGCTGCGTCCGTTCCTTTTCCTTTGAATGAAGAACACGCACAACTTGCTAAAGATATGATGGAATATTTAGTTGTATCTCAAGATGAGAAACAAAATGAGAAGTATGGTCTACGTCCAGGTGTTGGATTAGCTGCTCCACAAGTAGGCTACTCTTTGAGTATGTCATCAATTTTAATACCTGCACTTGACCCAGAAGACACAACTGACGAACCTTATTTTAAGGGCACAATTTTCAACCCTGTAATTATCTCAGAGTCCGTCAAGCGAGGTGCTTTAAACGTTGGTGAAGGTTGTCTATCAGTTGATGAGGATGTGCCTGGCTTTGTACCTCGCGCTTATCGAATAACAGTGCGCTACCAAGATGAAAATGGTAATAAGCAAACAATTAAATTGCGCGATTATCCTGCCATTGTTTTCCAACATGAAATTGATCACTTACATGGGCACCTATATTATGATCACATTAATATGCAATCGCCTTGGGAAGTTGACGAGGATACAAAATATATTGATTAA
- a CDS encoding DnaJ C-terminal domain-containing protein, whose translation MNNTEYYDRLGVSKNASQDEIKKAYRKLSKKYHPDLNHEPGAEEKYKEVQEAFETLGDEQKRAQYDQFGPNGAQGGFGGQGGFGGQGGFSDFSDLGDIFSQMFGGGFDPNRPRKGQDLQYRMNLTFEEAVFGKETTIKFNRGDGKQHEIKVTVPAGVETGQQMRLSGQGESGVNGGPQGDLFVVFQVSPSKDGFERDGADVYLEQKISFVTAALGDEIQVKTVHGEVKLRIPAGTQTGKRFRLSGKGAPRLRGNGHGDQFVIVTVEVPTRLNKDQKKALEAFKEATDGTTKKKSFFDKL comes from the coding sequence GTGAATAACACTGAATATTATGACCGTCTCGGCGTTAGCAAAAACGCCAGTCAAGATGAAATTAAAAAGGCTTATCGTAAGCTATCAAAAAAGTACCATCCGGATTTGAATCATGAACCTGGTGCTGAAGAAAAATATAAAGAAGTTCAAGAAGCTTTTGAGACGCTAGGTGATGAACAAAAGCGTGCGCAATATGATCAATTTGGACCTAACGGCGCACAAGGTGGTTTTGGTGGTCAAGGCGGTTTTGGCGGTCAAGGTGGATTTAGTGACTTTTCTGATTTGGGTGATATCTTCAGTCAAATGTTTGGTGGTGGATTTGACCCAAATCGCCCACGTAAAGGACAAGATTTACAGTACCGCATGAACTTGACTTTTGAAGAGGCTGTTTTTGGTAAGGAAACTACGATTAAGTTTAACCGTGGTGATGGTAAGCAACACGAGATTAAGGTCACTGTACCTGCTGGTGTTGAAACTGGGCAACAAATGCGTTTGAGTGGACAAGGTGAAAGTGGTGTTAATGGCGGACCGCAAGGAGACTTGTTCGTTGTCTTCCAAGTATCACCATCAAAAGATGGATTTGAACGTGATGGCGCAGATGTCTACTTAGAACAAAAGATAAGCTTTGTGACAGCTGCGTTGGGTGACGAAATTCAAGTCAAGACGGTTCACGGTGAAGTGAAGTTGAGAATCCCAGCGGGTACTCAAACAGGCAAGCGTTTCCGCTTGAGTGGTAAGGGCGCTCCGCGTTTGCGCGGCAATGGACACGGAGATCAATTTGTTATTGTGACTGTCGAAGTACCGACACGACTTAATAAAGATCAGAAAAAGGCGTTGGAAGCTTTCAAGGAAGCTACCGACGGTACAACTAAGAAAAAGAGTTTCTTCGATAAATTGTAA